The window CGTGGGCGAAAACCGGCACCGCGACGTGCCGGCACACGCCGAAACCAGCCGGCACCGGCGACGGTGCCGGCGTTTTCCGTCGCCGAAAGGAGTTGGACCCAAATGACCGAGACCCACCGTCTGGACGCCCAGCTGCGCACGCAGGCAGGCAAGGGGGCCGCCAAGCGTGATCGCAAGGCCGGCCGCGTCCCCGCCGTCGTCTACGGCGCGAACAAGCAGCCCACGATGATCACCGTGGAGCCGGGCGACCTCGACCGCGAGCTGAACACGCCGGGCTTCTTCACGCGCCTCTACGACATCCGCGTGGACGGCAAGAAGGCCAAGGAAATGGCCGTGGTGCGCGACATGCAGCGCGACCCCGTCACCGACCGCCCGATCCACCTGGACTTCCTGCGCGTCGCGCCGAGCACGCAGGTCACCATCGAGGTGCCGGTGCACTTCTCCGGCCACGAGCAGTCCCCCGGCCTGGAGCGCGGCGGCGTCCTCGACGTGGTGCGCCACGAGGTCGAGATGCTCTCGCGCGCGGACTCCATCCCCTCGCACCTGGACATCGACCTCAGCAAGTTCGACGTCGGGGACTCCATCCACATCTCCCACGTCGACCTGCCCGAGGGCAGCCAGCCGTCGATCCAGGACCGCGACTTCACCATCGCCACCATCAGTGCCCCGCGCGGCATGAAGAAGGCGACCACCGAGGAAGGTGAAGGCGAGGAAGAGGCCGAAGGCGGCGAGGAAACCTGATCGCGCCTGCTTTCGCGATGGCATCGGCCCCGACCCCCTCTATGATCTCCCCCTTCCCCATCCATGGGGAAGGGGGAGATGGCTGGCGCGCTGAACGCGACAGCCAGAGGGGGATGGGGGCATCGGTTTGACGCCATGATCCGCCTGTTTCGCCGACGGAGCGCCCCAGTGCTGCTGCTGGTCGGACTCGGCAACCCCGGCCGCCGCTACGCGGACACGCGCCACAACATCGGGTTCCTGGCGCTGGACGAGATCGTCCGGCGCCAGAGCCTGCGCGCGGGCCGCTCGCGCTTTCACGCCGAAACGGCGGAAGGCCCCATCGGCGGCGACAAGGTGCTTGCCCTCAAGCCGCAGACCTACATGAACCGCTCGGGGGATTCCGTCGCCGCGGCCGCGCGCTTCTTCAAGCTCGGCCCCGAGCGCGTCATCGTCTTCCACGACGAGCTGGACCTCGAACCGGGCAAGCTGCGCGTGAAGACGGGCGGCGGCAACGCCGGCCACAACGGCCTCAAGTCCATCGACCAGCACATCGGCAACGGCTTCATCCGGGTGCGCCTCGGCATCGGCCACCCCGGTGACAAAAGCCAGGTCACCAACTATGTGCTAAGTCCCTTCGCCAAGGCCGAGCGCCAGTGGGTCGAACCGCTGTGCGAGGCCGTGGGCGAGGAAATCCCGCACCTCGTGGCGGGCGACGCCGAGGGCTTCATGAGCCGCGTCGCCCAACGCACCGGCACCAACCGCTGACAGCGAGACCATGGGCTTCAACTGCGGCATCGTCGGGCTGCCGAACGTCGGCAAGTCCACGCTCTTCAACGCGCTGACCGAGGCCGCGCAGGCCGAAGCGGCCAACTATCCCTTCTGCACGATCGAGCCCAACGTGGGCCGCGTGCCCGTGCCGGACCCGCGCCTGCACCAGCTGGCCGAGGTGGCGCAGTCGCGCGACGTCATCCCGACGCAGCTGGAGTTCGTGGACATCGCCGGGCTGGTGCGCGGCGCCTCCAAGGGCGAGGGCCTGGGCAACCAGTTCCTCGGCAACATCCGCGAGGTGGACGCCATCGTCCACCTGCTGCGCTGCTTCGAGGGCGAGACCTCCCACGTCGACGGCGGCGTCGACCCCATCCGCGACGCCGAGGCCGTCGAGACCGAATTGCTGATCGCCGACCTGGAATCCCTGGAGCGCCAGCATCAGCAGGTGGTCAAGAAGGCGCGCGGCGGCGACAAGGAGGCCGTGGCCAAGAAGCCGCTGCTGGAGCGTCTGATCGCCGCCTTGCAGGAGGGCACGCCCGCGCGCGACGTCGAGATCGCGCCGGAAGAGCAGGGCTTCCTCAAGGAGATGCACCTGCTCACGCGCAAGCCCGTGCTCTACGTCGCCAACGTCGGCGACGACGAGGTCGCCACCGGCAACGAACATTCCGAGCGCGTGGCCGAGCACGCCCGCCAGCACGGCGCCGGCTGTGTCACCATCGCCGCCGCCATCGAGGCGGAAGTGGCCGCGCTGCCCTCCGCCGAGGAAAAGCGCGCCTTCCTCGACGACCTGGGGCTCAGCGAAAGCGGCCTCGACCGCGTGATCAAGGCGGGCTACACGCTGCTCGACCTCATCACCTTCTTCACCGCCGGCCCAAAGGAAACGCGCGCCTGGACCACGGTGCGCGGCGCCACGGCGCCAGAGGCCGCGGGCGTCATCCACTCCGACATGCAGCGCGGCTTCATCCGCGCCGAAACCATCCACTGGCAGGACTTCGTCGAACTCGGCGGCGAAGCCGCCGCCAAGGACGCCGGCAAGATGCGCGTGGAAGGCCGCGACTACGTCGTCCAGGACGGCGACGTGATGCACTTCAGGTTTAATGTCTAAGAAACACAGCGTGTTTCATCGCGCCAGTCAGTCGAATGGACGCCGTCCAAACGACATGGGGGCGGCTGTCTTGGGGGGACAGTCGCAGTCCGTAAACAAGGCTTGTTTAATCGCGCCAGTCAGTCCGGCGGACGCCCGGAAAACGCGATGTGGGTGGCCGTCTTGGGGACAGTCGCAGTCCGCACCGTCACTCCGGCGGGCGGACACCATAACGCCGTAGGGCGCATTCGCCGTCAGGCATTGCGCAGCTGCCGGTGAACGGGCGGTTTGCTGCGAGGCAGCGAAACCGCCCGCACGCGGCGCTATCCTTTGTCGCAATTTTCGATAGTGTCAACTCGTACCAATGTAGTTTGCTCGAAGCTTTTGATGGTAGGCGCATTTTCTTCCACATTGTAAAATATTCCTTTACCTTTGTACGTGTCCAAAAACACATGACATTTGTTTTCGCTTGAAACGGTCGGGTTCAAGCCAAGAAATTTCAGCTCAAGCGCGCTTTGGGCACTTGAAAATTGCAGAATGTATAAGCCTACTGTAAAGACTATCAGGATACCTAAAACCTTCAGGTACGTTTTACCTAGCGTTGGATCTTCTCCAACCGAACGTTTCACTAGTGCGGGAGATAAGAAGCTTATAAGTCCGACAAAAACTATTAAAATAAGAATCGTGCGAACTGGATTTTGCACCATCCAATTACGCGCAATATCGATCGTTAATGCAAACGCAAGCAGAGAAATTATTAAAAATACAGAGAATACAAGTGAAGCAAACCAGAAGGTTGGACTTTTTATATGCGAATAAAAGCGACAGCCTGACGTTACAAGGAGAAACCAAGAAACGAGAGCAATGAATATTAAAGTGTGTGAAGCGAAAGATACAATTTCCGTGAATGAAATGTTAACAAATTCCGACGGCACCCCGGCTTCGTGAAAAAACCAATACTCGTCCCAATATGCTAAAAAATAAAGCAAAAGGGTTGCAATCGGTATTATAACTGCAATGGCAGTACTCAGATACCCAATTCCACTGCTGATTTGATCCCATGTTAGTAAATCATTATCATGTGACAGATTAGATTGATTTTCGCCATCTCCCTGGTAGCCGCCGTTGTTATCCGTCATAGCTTCTCGGCCCGATATCCTATCGTTATAGTAGTGTGCTCATATCGTTAATTCAACATAAAAAGATCGTCAATGTTGCAGTATGCGATAAACCCCGTTTTTTGTTTTATATTTTATAGTAACGCCGTAGGGCGCAATTGCCGTCAGGCATTGCGCCGCTGCCGGTGAACGGGCGGTTTGCTGTGAGGCAGCGTAACTGCCCTACGACTGTCTCTGGCCGTACGCCTCGACCAGGGCGTCCAGGGCGTCGGCTTGCAGGTCGCTTGGTGCATCGTTGTCGCGCAGGAGATCCTTGCGGTGGATGGTGGTCACGCGGGCCTTGGCGGCGGCGCCCGCGAGGGTGTCGGCGGGGATGGCCTGCATCGCCTCCAGCACGGCGAACTGCCGGTGCAACAGGCTTTCCATCGTCTCCGTGGCGGTGCCGTGCTCGGCGAACCACGCGTCCAGCTCGGCCTGATACTGCGCGTGCGTGTGCTCCAGCGCGAACAGCCGCTCGTCGTTCGGATTCCAGCCCACGCGATTCGTATAGGCTGTCACGGTGCGCGCGCCGGCGACCAGGGCGTTGGCTGCGGCTTCGAGGGCAAGCACTGCCGTTCGGTTTTCCATATCACGACTCCTTGTGTTTTTCACAAGAACGAGCACACCGAACCGCTCCCGTGATGTCAAACGCCGTGTCTGCGGCGGCGGCAACGTTGACCCCGGAGCCGTGACGCCCTATCGCCCGCGCCATGATCACGCCCGAGCAATGCCGCGCCGCGCGCGGCCTTCTGAAATGGAGCCAGAAAGACCTCGCCGACGCGTCAGGGGTCTCCAACCAGAGTGTGCGGGATTTCGAGCTTGGTCATAAAAACCCGCAGCAAAGCACCCTGGCGGTCATTCAGCGGGCGTTCGAGGAGGCCGGGGTCGAGTTCACCAACGGCGACACGCCGGGCCTGCGCCTGCACAAATCCTGACGCAGCCGGCCAAGGTGCCTTTTGTTGCTCCCCGACGTTCTATGCGCACGGCCGGCTGCGAGTGAGGCAAGCTGGCGCGTGGCGCTGACGCGGGGACGTCACGACGCGGCTGTGCTTTCAAGGACGACAGACGCGATAACGCCGTAGGGCGCAATCGCCGTCAGGCATTGCGCCGCTCCCGGTGAATTGGCGGTTTGCTGCGAGGCAGCGAAACCGCCCTACCGCGTTATGCAAACTTGATTTCTGTTTGCGCAATCACGAGCGCGCGTCAGCGGTCGGCATCCGCCACGGGGCGTTTCGGCAGGCGTTCCAGCTCCGACCCGATTTCCGCGCGCGCCAGGTCCAGCTCGTAGGTTTTCTGGAGGTTCATCCACAGCTCGGGCGAGGTGTTGAAATACCAGCCCAGCCGAAGCGCGGTGTCGGCGCTGATGGCCCGCTTGCCGCCCAGGATCTGGCTGATGCGGTTGGCGGGAACGTCGATCAGCCGCGCCAGCTCCGCCGCGCTGAGATCGAGGTCGTCCAGTTCGTCCGCCAGGACCTCGCCGGGATGGATGGCCGTCCGCGTCATCGCCCGATCCGTTGGTTGCGTCGCCGGGGCGCCGCTGGTTCCTCAACCCTCCATCTCGGCGCGGACGCGTTGGCGCAGCACGTCGATGGGGATGAGCTTGTCGTCCTGTTCGATGTGCCAGAACTGCCAGCCGTTGCACGAGGGCGCGCCCTGGACGTGGGCGCCGATCTTGTGGATCGAGCCGGTGGCGTCCGTCGTGACGATGTTGCCGTCGGCGCGCACCTTCGCCTGATGCTGGCCCTTGGCGCCGCCGTGCAAGATGGTGCCGGGCTCGATCAGCCCGCGCTCCACCAGCCAGCCGAAGGGCACGCGCGGCTGCCGGCGCCGGGCCTGGGCTTCCACCAGCCGCGTGTCCTTCACGGGCTGGACGTGGTGCACGCGCTCGCGCGTCAGCGCCGCGTAGTCCGGGTCGTTCTCGATCGCCAGCCAGCGCCGGCGCAGGCGCTTGGCGACCGCCGGCGTCGTGCCCGTCCCGGCAAACGGGTCCAGCACCATGTCGCCCGGCTGCGTCGAGGCCAGGATGACGCGGTGGAGCAGGGCTTCCGGCTTCTGCGTGGGGTGCGCCTTGTTGCCGTGCGCGTCCTTGATGCGCTCGCTGCCGCCGCAGACCGGGATTTCCCAGTCGCTGCGCATCTGCAGGTCGTCGTTGAGCGCTTTCATCGAGTGGTGGTTGAAGGTGTGGCGCGCGCCCTTGGACTTCGCCGCCCAGATCAGCGTTTCGTGCGCGTTGGCGAAGCGCCGGCCGCGGAAGTTCGGCATGGGGTTCGTCTTGTTCCACACGATGTCGTTGAGGAGCCAGAACCCGAGGTCCTGGAGGATGGCGCCCACCCGGAAGATGTTGTGGTAGCTGCCGATCACCCACAGCGTGCCGTCGTCCTTGAGCACGTGGCGCGCCGCCTGCAGCCATGACCGCGTGAAGCGGTCGTAGGCTTCCAGGCTGTCGAACTGGTCCCAGGCGTCGTCCACGCCGTCCACGCGCGTGTGGTTCGGGCGCGTCAGTTCGCCTTCAAGTTGAAGGTTGTAGGGTGGGTCCGCGAACACGAGGTCCACGGACTTCGCCGGCATGGCGCGCATCATCGCCGCGGCCTCGCCCTCGCACACGCCGCTTTCGGCGAGCGGGTCGGTGTTGTCCGGTGTCGGGACGGACTCGCGCGACAGCGCTGCCTGGCGCACCATGAATGTATTCCCCTGCCAAACCCCTGCGACTCGAGGGTCTGAGCCTGAGTCACGCCGGAGTCGGCGTCAAGGCGCGGGCGCCGTTCGCGGGGGCGGAGTCGGCACCGGGTCCGGCCGCGTGCATGCCTGCCGTTCAATGCCGCCGGATGTCGCGCCTTGCCGGGAGGTGATGGCGTCCCACTTTAGGCCGTTAACGGCACGCAACCAGTTTCGGATACCGTTTCGGCGCTCTAAACCCACCGACAAGGACGAACGGCATGCTCAAAACGCTCAGCATCCGTGCCCGCATTTTCATCGGCTTCGGCGCGATCGGGCTTTTGCTCGTGGTCCTGGCCGGTGTCGGCATCCAGCGGGTGGATCAAATCAACAGCGGCCTGACCGAGATCAACGACGTGAACACCGTCAAGCAGCGCCACGCCATCAACTTCCGCGGCAGCGTCCACGACCGCGCGATCGAGGTTCGCGATCTGGCGCTCTTCCAGCGCGAGGACCGGATCGCCGACGCGCTCGCCCTGATCGACGAGCTGGAGCAGAAGTACATCCGCAACGCCCGCGCGCTCGACGAGATGATGGCCAGCGCGTCGACGACCGCGCGCGAACGCGAGCTGTTGCAGCGGATCAAGGACATCCGGCAGAAGACGCGGCCGATGATCGCCGAGATCATCGAGCTGAAGCAGGCCGGCGAGTTCGAGGAAGCCCGCGCGCTGATCCTGAACGACGCGCGGCCGGCCTTCATCACCTGGCTGAACCGAATCAACGCCTTCATCGACTACCAGGAAGCCCAGAACGACACCCTGACCACGACCACGCGTGAGATCGGTCAGAACTTCATCTGGATCATGGTGGGCCTGACGCTGGTGTGCCTGGCCCTGGGCGGAAGTTTCGCGTGGTTCACCGTGGCGGGCATCCGGCCGCTGCGCACGCTGTCGGAGCGGGTGCGCGCGCTTGCCGACGGCCATCTCGACGTCAGCGTCCCCGAGATCCCGACGCGCGACGAGGTCGGCCAGATTGCGGGCGCGGTCGCCGTGCTCAAGGACAGCGTATTGGAAGCCGACCGCTTGAAGCGGGAGCAGGCGGAAACCGAGCGCCGCGCGCAGGAGCAGCAGCGGCAGGCCATGAACGAGCTGGCCGAGCGCTTCGAGCGCGAGGTGGGCGAGATCGTCCAGCAGGTCAGCAGCTCGGCACAGCAGCTTCAGGGCACCGCGGAGACGATGTCCCGGGCCGCTTCGGACACGAGCGAGCGCGTGCAGACCGTCGGCTCCTCCGCCGAGCAGGCCGCGAGCAACGTGCAGACCGTGGCCTCGGCGGCGCAGCAGCTCACGAACTCCATCGACGAGGTCGGCTCGCGCATCAACCAGACCTCGGAAACCGCGCGCTCGGCGCGGGAGCGCGCGGACGGCGCCCGCCAGCAGATCCAGTCCCTGGCCCAGGCGGCGCACCAGATCGGCGACGTCATCCAGCAGATCCAGGACATCGCCGAGAAGACGAATTTGTTGGCCCTGAACGCCACGATCGAGGCGGCCCGCGCCGGGGAAGCCGGCAAGGGCTTCGCCGTCGTCGCCGACGAGGTGAAGTCGCTCGCCAACCAGACGCAAAAGGCGACCGAAGACATCACCCAGCGCATCAACACGGTTCAGGGCGAAACCGACGAGGCCGTGAGCGTGATCGAGGCGGTTGCCGACAACATGCGCGAGATCGACGAGGCCGCGTCCTCGATCGCCTCGGCGGTGGAAGAGCAGATCTCGTCCACGCGCGAAATCTCCCGCAACGTCGAGGAAGCCTCGACGGGCGTGCAGGACGTCTCCTCGCAGATGGGGGAGATGGGCAACGCGGCCGGTCAGGCCGGCACGGCGTCCAACGAGGTGCTTTCCGCGGCGAGCACACTGTCCCAGCAGGCCGACACGCTCTCGACCAAGGTGGACGGCTTCCTGCGCGAGGTGCGCTCAGGCTGATCCGGCCTGGGCCGCCCCGCCGCGCAGCGCCGTCTGCACGGGCTTGAACGAGCGGCGGTGGTGGGAAGTGGCGCCCAGGGTCATGAGCGCCTCGCGGTGCTCGCGCGTGCCGTAGCCGCGGTTGCGCTCCCAGCCGTAGCCGGGGTGTTCGGCCGCGAGCGCGTCCATGCGGGCGTCGCGGTCCACCTTGGCGAGGATGGAGGCGGCGGCGATCTCGGCCACGCTGGCGTCGCCGCCCACCACGCACTCGACGGGGCACGGCAGCTCGGGCGCGCGGTTGCCGTCCACCAGCGCCTTTTCGGGCGTCACGCCGCACCCCGTCAGCGCGCGGGCCATCGCCATGTGGCTGGCGGCCAGGATGTTCCAGGTGTCGATCTCCGCCACCTCGGCCAGCCCGACGCCGTGGGGGCAGACCTCGCGGATGCGGGCGGCCAGCCGCTCGCGCTGGTTGGCGCTCAGCTTCTTGGAGTCCGTCACGGCCGCGCGCAACTCGGCGGCATCGGCCGGGATCGCCACGGCCGCCGCCACCACGGGCCCGGCCAACGGCCCGCGCCCGGCTTCGTCGAGGCCGACGGTTTGGATGGAACCTGATGGGGTCACGGCGCGCCCGAATGTTCGCAGCTTGGATCAGGCACCGTCGGTATCGCGGCCGAGGGCGCGGTGCAAGCGGGTGCGGGCTTCCTCAATGTCGAAGTCCGCCCGCAGCAATTCATCGAGCGTAAACGGGCATTCCGCGTGACGCGGCAGGCTCGCTTCGCTGTGGTCCGCGAATTTGGCGTTGGCGAGCTGATAAGCACGGCGCCAGATGCGCGCCATGTCCAGATGTTGCCGCATGCCCGGGGTGAAGCTGTCCTGCGCTGCCTGCTGATGCGCAACGATCTCGCGTCGCCAGTGCGTGTGTGGGTCCGGCGCGTCGATCCATGCGTGTTCCAACAAGTGGGCAACAACCTGAACCAGATTGCGCTCGACCGCCGTTCTCTCACTGCGCCCCAAGGCTTCGACCTCTTCGGCAAGGTTCTCGGCATCCAGATCGTTGTCGCGCGCCATGGCGCGCAGGCGCGCCGCCTGGTCCTGCGTCCACAGGTAAAAATCACGCTCGTACAGCGGAGAGTCGGATGTTGGGGGCATTGGTGCCTCCGCGTGAACTGAGAATATTCTTAGTATGTGTGCGCAGCGCGAACACCGTCAAAACATCGACATCTGCCGCCCGTCCCTCGCCGGTGGGGCGAAGAGGTCGGTGCGCTGCGTGGTGCCCAGGCGGTTGAGCCCGTGCTTCGTGCAGGCCAGCTTGAAGCGGCGTTCCAGCAGGTCGGCGTATTCGCCTTCGCCGCGCAGGCGCGTGCCCCACTGGCTCTCGTTCAGCTTGCCGCCGCGCATGGCCTGCACGCGGTTGAGCACGCGGTCCTTGCGGTCGGGGAAATGCGTCTCCAGCCACTCGGCGAAGAGGTCCTTGATCTCGTGGGGCAGGCGCAGGAGAACGTAGCCCGCACTGTCCGCGCCCGCCTCGGCCGCCGATGCGAGCAGGCCTTCCAGCTCGTGGTCGTTGATGGCCGGGATCATCGGCGCGGTCAGCACGCCGGCGGGCACCCCGGCCGCGCGAAGCTCACGGAGCGCCGCGAAGCGCCGGGCCGGTGTGGTCGCGCGCGGCTCCAGCGAGCGCGCCAGCTCGCGGTCCTGCGTCGTGATCGACAGCATGACGCGGGCGATGCCCTTGGCGCCCATCTTGGCCAGGATGTCGGCGTCGCGCGCCACCAGCGCGTTCTTGGTGACGATGCAGACGGGGTGGTTCGCTTCCGCAAGCACGTCCAGCACCGAGCGCGTGATGCGCTTCTCGCGCTCGACCGGCTGGTAGGGGTCGGTGTTGGCGCCGAGCGTGATTGTCGCCGGGGTGTAGGAGGGTTTCGCCAGCTCCGCGCGCAGCAACTCCGCCGCGTTCTCCTTGGCGAAGATCCGCGTCTCGAAGTCCAGGCCGGGCGAGAGGTCCAGGTAGGCGTGCGTCGGCCGCGCGAAGCAGTAGATGCAGCCGTGCTCGCAGCCCTTGTACGGGTTGATCGAGCGGTCGAAGGGAACGTCCGGCGATTGGTTGTAGGTGATCGCGCTGCGGCTTGCGTCGCGGCCCACGACCGTGCGGGTGGGCGCGTCCAGGTCTTCTTCGGCCGAGCCCCAGCCGTCGTCCACCAGCGCGCGGTCCTGCTGGGGAAAGCGCGCACTGGCGGCGTTGGAGACCGCGCCGCGTCCCTTGCGGGCCTGATCCGGCAGCTCGTCGCTCATGGGCGGAGGGTAAAGCCCAAACAGGAACGAAACAAGAACTATCGCGCCCCGTCGTCTTCCCGCACGGCCGCCAGCCGGATCACGCCCTTGATGGGCTGGTGCGGATCCACCGGGCGGCCCTTGCGCAGGATGCGCAGCCGTCCCTGGCGCGCGAGGCTCTTGGCCTGCTGGCGCACGCCGGGCAGGTAGCGTCGCCACGCCTCGCCGTCGTCGCCGGGCTTGCCGAAGGCCTGCTGGGCCGCCCGCGCGGCCTCGCTGACGCAGATGGACTTGCCCGGCCCGCGCTCGGCGACGAGGCCCAGGATGATGTCCGCGACGGGGTCGCTGTCGGG is drawn from Limimonas halophila and contains these coding sequences:
- a CDS encoding 50S ribosomal protein L25/general stress protein Ctc; this translates as MTETHRLDAQLRTQAGKGAAKRDRKAGRVPAVVYGANKQPTMITVEPGDLDRELNTPGFFTRLYDIRVDGKKAKEMAVVRDMQRDPVTDRPIHLDFLRVAPSTQVTIEVPVHFSGHEQSPGLERGGVLDVVRHEVEMLSRADSIPSHLDIDLSKFDVGDSIHISHVDLPEGSQPSIQDRDFTIATISAPRGMKKATTEEGEGEEEAEGGEET
- the pth gene encoding aminoacyl-tRNA hydrolase; amino-acid sequence: MLLLVGLGNPGRRYADTRHNIGFLALDEIVRRQSLRAGRSRFHAETAEGPIGGDKVLALKPQTYMNRSGDSVAAAARFFKLGPERVIVFHDELDLEPGKLRVKTGGGNAGHNGLKSIDQHIGNGFIRVRLGIGHPGDKSQVTNYVLSPFAKAERQWVEPLCEAVGEEIPHLVAGDAEGFMSRVAQRTGTNR
- the ychF gene encoding redox-regulated ATPase YchF, which produces MGFNCGIVGLPNVGKSTLFNALTEAAQAEAANYPFCTIEPNVGRVPVPDPRLHQLAEVAQSRDVIPTQLEFVDIAGLVRGASKGEGLGNQFLGNIREVDAIVHLLRCFEGETSHVDGGVDPIRDAEAVETELLIADLESLERQHQQVVKKARGGDKEAVAKKPLLERLIAALQEGTPARDVEIAPEEQGFLKEMHLLTRKPVLYVANVGDDEVATGNEHSERVAEHARQHGAGCVTIAAAIEAEVAALPSAEEKRAFLDDLGLSESGLDRVIKAGYTLLDLITFFTAGPKETRAWTTVRGATAPEAAGVIHSDMQRGFIRAETIHWQDFVELGGEAAAKDAGKMRVEGRDYVVQDGDVMHFRFNV
- a CDS encoding helix-turn-helix transcriptional regulator, producing the protein MITPEQCRAARGLLKWSQKDLADASGVSNQSVRDFELGHKNPQQSTLAVIQRAFEEAGVEFTNGDTPGLRLHKS
- a CDS encoding HigA family addiction module antitoxin produces the protein MTRTAIHPGEVLADELDDLDLSAAELARLIDVPANRISQILGGKRAISADTALRLGWYFNTSPELWMNLQKTYELDLARAEIGSELERLPKRPVADADR
- a CDS encoding site-specific DNA-methyltransferase; amino-acid sequence: MVRQAALSRESVPTPDNTDPLAESGVCEGEAAAMMRAMPAKSVDLVFADPPYNLQLEGELTRPNHTRVDGVDDAWDQFDSLEAYDRFTRSWLQAARHVLKDDGTLWVIGSYHNIFRVGAILQDLGFWLLNDIVWNKTNPMPNFRGRRFANAHETLIWAAKSKGARHTFNHHSMKALNDDLQMRSDWEIPVCGGSERIKDAHGNKAHPTQKPEALLHRVILASTQPGDMVLDPFAGTGTTPAVAKRLRRRWLAIENDPDYAALTRERVHHVQPVKDTRLVEAQARRRQPRVPFGWLVERGLIEPGTILHGGAKGQHQAKVRADGNIVTTDATGSIHKIGAHVQGAPSCNGWQFWHIEQDDKLIPIDVLRQRVRAEMEG
- a CDS encoding methyl-accepting chemotaxis protein yields the protein MLKTLSIRARIFIGFGAIGLLLVVLAGVGIQRVDQINSGLTEINDVNTVKQRHAINFRGSVHDRAIEVRDLALFQREDRIADALALIDELEQKYIRNARALDEMMASASTTARERELLQRIKDIRQKTRPMIAEIIELKQAGEFEEARALILNDARPAFITWLNRINAFIDYQEAQNDTLTTTTREIGQNFIWIMVGLTLVCLALGGSFAWFTVAGIRPLRTLSERVRALADGHLDVSVPEIPTRDEVGQIAGAVAVLKDSVLEADRLKREQAETERRAQEQQRQAMNELAERFEREVGEIVQQVSSSAQQLQGTAETMSRAASDTSERVQTVGSSAEQAASNVQTVASAAQQLTNSIDEVGSRINQTSETARSARERADGARQQIQSLAQAAHQIGDVIQQIQDIAEKTNLLALNATIEAARAGEAGKGFAVVADEVKSLANQTQKATEDITQRINTVQGETDEAVSVIEAVADNMREIDEAASSIASAVEEQISSTREISRNVEEASTGVQDVSSQMGEMGNAAGQAGTASNEVLSAASTLSQQADTLSTKVDGFLREVRSG
- a CDS encoding ribonuclease HII, with translation MTPSGSIQTVGLDEAGRGPLAGPVVAAAVAIPADAAELRAAVTDSKKLSANQRERLAARIREVCPHGVGLAEVAEIDTWNILAASHMAMARALTGCGVTPEKALVDGNRAPELPCPVECVVGGDASVAEIAAASILAKVDRDARMDALAAEHPGYGWERNRGYGTREHREALMTLGATSHHRRSFKPVQTALRGGAAQAGSA
- a CDS encoding DUF29 domain-containing protein codes for the protein MPPTSDSPLYERDFYLWTQDQAARLRAMARDNDLDAENLAEEVEALGRSERTAVERNLVQVVAHLLEHAWIDAPDPHTHWRREIVAHQQAAQDSFTPGMRQHLDMARIWRRAYQLANAKFADHSEASLPRHAECPFTLDELLRADFDIEEARTRLHRALGRDTDGA
- a CDS encoding PA0069 family radical SAM protein, with the protein product MSDELPDQARKGRGAVSNAASARFPQQDRALVDDGWGSAEEDLDAPTRTVVGRDASRSAITYNQSPDVPFDRSINPYKGCEHGCIYCFARPTHAYLDLSPGLDFETRIFAKENAAELLRAELAKPSYTPATITLGANTDPYQPVEREKRITRSVLDVLAEANHPVCIVTKNALVARDADILAKMGAKGIARVMLSITTQDRELARSLEPRATTPARRFAALRELRAAGVPAGVLTAPMIPAINDHELEGLLASAAEAGADSAGYVLLRLPHEIKDLFAEWLETHFPDRKDRVLNRVQAMRGGKLNESQWGTRLRGEGEYADLLERRFKLACTKHGLNRLGTTQRTDLFAPPARDGRQMSMF
- a CDS encoding DUF3253 domain-containing protein, which gives rise to MSRDEDHDGREDGIEHPEHRGDHADADTPRPVRETGTEAAANAPDSDPVADIILGLVAERGPGKSICVSEAARAAQQAFGKPGDDGEAWRRYLPGVRQQAKSLARQGRLRILRKGRPVDPHQPIKGVIRLAAVREDDGAR